In the genome of Candidatus Babeliales bacterium, one region contains:
- a CDS encoding methyltransferase, whose product MNRYFVFMIFFVAVSGVRGIEISHEWDAQRYQENSSFQYELAMSVLSEIFFAGNELVLDIGCRDGRITEKIAGKLLDGGFVEGIDVSLEMIRYACDNHQRTNLSFSVKDISEGTSFDSLLNEFKLLGKYDIALAFLSLSWIKNQSRALKNIATLLKPGGGRFVAIVSNENDAELRARYKMFTHEKWCKFFVDYEVPYYPCNEVALIELLRDAGFSNSTVKIIERPSILVTKEEFIGLMSAIPAQKDRIPQALQQEFFNDIVTEYLKEVPQKENGLIELIFSEILVIAHI is encoded by the coding sequence ATGAATAGATACTTTGTATTCATGATTTTTTTTGTAGCAGTGTCTGGTGTTCGTGGTATAGAAATAAGTCATGAATGGGATGCTCAGAGATATCAAGAAAATTCTTCATTTCAGTATGAATTGGCAATGAGTGTTTTATCAGAGATTTTCTTTGCCGGAAACGAATTGGTGCTTGATATTGGATGCAGAGATGGCAGAATAACAGAAAAAATTGCTGGTAAACTTTTGGATGGTGGATTTGTAGAGGGTATTGATGTTTCATTAGAAATGATTCGCTATGCTTGTGATAATCATCAACGAACTAATCTATCTTTTTCGGTGAAAGATATATCAGAGGGTACCTCTTTCGATAGCTTGCTTAATGAATTTAAATTACTTGGAAAATATGATATTGCGTTAGCATTTTTATCTTTATCATGGATAAAAAATCAATCGCGAGCATTAAAAAATATTGCTACATTATTGAAGCCTGGTGGAGGAAGATTTGTTGCTATTGTTTCAAATGAGAATGATGCTGAATTACGAGCTCGGTACAAAATGTTCACTCATGAAAAGTGGTGTAAGTTTTTTGTAGATTATGAAGTGCCTTATTATCCATGTAATGAAGTTGCATTAATAGAGTTATTACGAGATGCAGGATTTAGCAATAGTACGGTGAAGATAATTGAAAGGCCTTCTATTTTAGTTACAAAAGAAGAATTTATCGGTTTAATGAGTGCTATTCCAGCACAAAAAGATAGAATTCCACAAGCGCTACAGCAAGAATTTTTTAATGATATTGTGACTGAATATCTGAAAGAAGTTCCACAAAAAGAAAATGGATTAATAGAGTTAATCTTTAGTGAAATATTAGTGATTGCGCATATTTGA
- a CDS encoding FAD-binding oxidoreductase — protein MQKKNKQYIPYTFCILTIMVTINSSIYYAKNKTKNRSFSLRQLITDKLGITSIQIKKIITPYSVEELQNIVRKTHEPISIAGECYSQGGQVAYPDGIIINMKQLNKIIEFNYEQKTITIQAGATWYDIQKYIDPYNLSIAAMQSYNNFSIGGSLSVNVHGRDTTYCQLINTVQSIQIITADGSLVVADRTNNKDLFCAAIGGYGLLGIITQATLKLTDNIPLERQAKICHLKKHTKAFQSNIAPDESIVFYNADIFPKRYNKCLITTWHATNKTVTDQIRLRPQNTPFYLIDKTLELFIKRIPFAKLLRPLFEELKIKKPLIVWRNNEMSYSLNQLALNYHLPTTMTLQEYFVPIEHADAFTQKLCSIIKKNWVNVLNISIRYVKPDQTSIMSYAQKESFSFVLYLNMINTQKYINRSCIWTQKIIDAALGYNGSYYLPYIMCATPKQFNQAYPQFKKLLEIKKIYDPTNKFRNMLWKKYAQFS, from the coding sequence ATGCAAAAAAAAAATAAACAATATATTCCTTATACCTTTTGCATTTTAACTATCATGGTAACGATCAATTCTTCTATTTACTACGCAAAAAATAAAACCAAAAATAGATCATTTTCTTTAAGACAATTAATAACCGATAAATTGGGTATTACTTCAATTCAAATTAAAAAAATTATAACACCATATTCAGTAGAAGAATTACAAAACATTGTACGCAAAACTCATGAACCGATTTCTATTGCTGGTGAATGCTATAGTCAAGGTGGACAAGTTGCATACCCAGATGGCATTATCATTAACATGAAACAATTAAACAAAATAATAGAATTTAATTATGAACAAAAAACTATTACGATACAAGCAGGAGCAACGTGGTATGATATACAAAAATATATAGATCCTTATAATCTATCAATTGCCGCAATGCAATCTTATAATAATTTTAGCATAGGTGGATCGCTCAGCGTTAATGTTCATGGTCGCGACACAACCTATTGCCAGTTAATTAATACCGTACAATCAATACAAATTATAACTGCTGATGGATCTCTTGTTGTTGCAGACAGGACAAATAATAAAGACTTATTTTGCGCGGCTATTGGAGGCTATGGATTACTAGGTATTATTACACAAGCAACATTAAAACTAACAGATAATATACCCTTAGAACGCCAAGCAAAAATATGTCATTTAAAAAAACATACCAAAGCATTTCAAAGTAACATTGCACCAGATGAATCGATTGTTTTTTACAATGCCGATATATTTCCCAAGAGATATAACAAATGTCTTATTACAACATGGCACGCAACAAACAAAACTGTAACCGATCAAATACGCCTTCGCCCCCAAAATACTCCATTCTATCTCATAGACAAAACCTTAGAACTTTTTATTAAACGAATTCCATTTGCAAAATTACTTCGCCCACTATTTGAAGAATTAAAAATAAAAAAACCATTAATTGTATGGCGAAATAATGAAATGAGTTATTCGCTTAACCAACTGGCTCTAAATTATCATTTACCAACTACTATGACTCTTCAAGAATATTTTGTACCTATAGAACACGCTGATGCATTCACACAAAAATTATGCTCAATTATCAAAAAAAATTGGGTAAATGTGCTCAATATATCTATTCGATACGTTAAACCTGATCAAACATCAATTATGTCCTATGCCCAAAAGGAATCCTTTTCCTTTGTACTGTATCTCAATATGATCAATACACAAAAATATATTAATCGATCTTGTATATGGACACAAAAAATAATTGACGCCGCGCTTGGTTATAATGGCTCATATTATTTACCTTACATTATGTGTGCAACCCCAAAACAATTTAACCAAGCGTATCCACAATTTAAAAAACTTCTAGAAATAAAAAAAATCTATGATCCTACTAATAAATTTCGCAATATGTTATGGAAAAAGTATGCTCAATTTTCTTAA
- a CDS encoding vanadium-dependent haloperoxidase yields MKFLPIIFFMTLVLPNVYLGANQHGFWNKSDLFKRKNHAKKLRIATAVRQKHATKIVNQNTNGDLQRYKDKRGSYSKALFHQPNGMVNNHSFESMIKALKSAKSNNFDTIVLGGVRHLQDPQAAYAYALEGADAAAYTIKKAPKLTSAQAASEMVELYWGVLLRDIPFNQYATDLTAVAAIANLNALSHFQGPRINGAVTSQTLWRGATAGDLVGPYISQFLYQAIPDHGKKVEQLYYPYLSGTLHNFLTAVSDFLLVQNGGVTGKINDFQASPNYIFTGRDLGTYVHKDYSTEAWINAALILLSYGTAALDENNPYKANMTQDGFVTYGQAKVIELINIAAAAALKATWYQKWLVHLRLRPESFGFLVQRQLIDGRDSEISNALINSPVLPIIFGLYGTYLLPQMYPEGSPNHPSYPAGHAAIAGACATILKAFFNENFVIPNPVQPNVTNTGFDPYEEALYVGDELNKLASNIGMGRDFAGVHYRSDCFEGMKLGEKIALSVLVDEGYTNNEKFKGYIVTKFNGKTITVGAKVFV; encoded by the coding sequence ATGAAATTTTTACCAATAATATTTTTTATGACACTTGTTTTGCCGAACGTATATCTTGGTGCTAATCAGCATGGTTTTTGGAATAAATCAGATCTTTTTAAACGTAAAAATCATGCAAAAAAATTACGTATTGCTACTGCCGTTAGACAAAAACATGCGACAAAAATAGTTAATCAAAATACAAATGGTGATTTGCAGCGATATAAAGATAAACGAGGGTCTTATTCAAAAGCACTTTTTCATCAACCGAATGGAATGGTAAATAATCATTCTTTTGAAAGTATGATAAAGGCTCTTAAATCAGCTAAATCAAATAATTTTGATACTATTGTTTTGGGAGGTGTTCGTCATTTGCAAGATCCGCAAGCTGCATATGCGTATGCGCTTGAAGGTGCAGATGCTGCTGCTTATACTATAAAAAAAGCTCCTAAACTTACGTCTGCGCAAGCAGCATCTGAAATGGTCGAATTGTATTGGGGAGTACTACTGCGTGATATTCCTTTTAATCAATATGCTACTGATTTAACAGCAGTTGCTGCAATTGCTAATCTAAATGCATTATCGCATTTTCAAGGACCTCGAATAAATGGTGCAGTGACATCGCAAACATTATGGCGTGGTGCCACTGCAGGTGATCTTGTTGGCCCGTATATTTCACAATTTTTGTATCAAGCAATTCCTGATCATGGAAAAAAAGTAGAACAGCTTTATTATCCCTATTTATCCGGGACATTGCATAATTTTTTAACAGCGGTTTCAGATTTTCTTTTAGTTCAGAATGGAGGTGTGACAGGCAAAATTAATGATTTTCAAGCATCGCCAAATTATATTTTTACCGGTCGTGATTTAGGTACCTATGTACATAAAGATTATTCAACAGAAGCTTGGATTAACGCAGCACTTATTTTGCTTAGTTATGGCACCGCAGCGCTTGATGAAAATAATCCTTATAAAGCAAACATGACTCAAGATGGATTTGTAACGTATGGTCAGGCTAAAGTGATTGAATTAATTAATATTGCAGCGGCTGCTGCTCTCAAGGCGACATGGTATCAAAAATGGTTGGTACATTTACGTTTACGTCCAGAATCATTTGGTTTTTTAGTGCAACGTCAACTAATTGATGGTAGGGATTCTGAGATATCCAATGCTCTTATTAATTCACCAGTTTTGCCGATTATATTTGGGTTATATGGCACTTATTTATTGCCACAAATGTATCCAGAAGGTAGTCCGAATCATCCATCATATCCAGCTGGACATGCTGCTATTGCAGGTGCATGCGCGACGATTTTGAAAGCTTTTTTTAATGAAAACTTTGTTATTCCAAATCCTGTACAACCAAATGTGACGAATACGGGATTTGATCCGTATGAAGAGGCACTATATGTTGGTGATGAGTTAAATAAACTTGCATCAAATATTGGCATGGGTAGAGATTTTGCAGGTGTTCATTATCGTTCTGATTGTTTTGAAGGAATGAAGCTTGGAGAAAAGATTGCGCTTTCAGTGTTGGTTGATGAAGGATATACAAATAATGAAAAATTTAAAGGTTATATAGTTACTAAATTTAATGGAAAAACAATAACAGTTGGTGCAAAAGTTTTCGTTTAA
- the dnaK gene encoding molecular chaperone DnaK, with amino-acid sequence MAKIIGIDLGTTNSVVAFMEGGQPKVIPNKEGANTTPSIVAYTKDGSRLVGVLAKRQAVTNPTNTLASVKRFIGVKYDIAAKQAKNISYKISRGSNDEVVIEAQGKNFTPQEISAAILSYLKQTAEDYLGQKVTEAVITVPAYFNDAQRQATKDAGKIAGLEVKRIINEPTAAALAYGADKKGNSTIAVFDFGGGTFDVSILEICNGVIEVKSTNGDTMLGGDDVDHKLINFLTEEFKKEQGIDLSADKMALQRLKEAAEKAKIELSSMLETEINLPYLTADASGPKHFNIKISRAKLEDLCADIFARLIKPCTQALSDAKLTTKDINEVILVGGSTRIPKVQQIVKETFNREPNKSVNPDEVVALGAALQGGILAGDVTDVLLLDVTPLSLGIETLGGIATKLITRNTTIPTRKSQVFSTAEDGQTAVDIRVVQGEREFAKDNKVLGQFMLEGIPAAPRGTPQIEVTFDIDANGIVSVSAKDKATGKEQKISITNSSGLSKEEIERMVQDAQLHEDEDKKAREAIEKRNQLDNTILGVEKTIRENKEKLSQEEVTATEQAIEKAKAALVEHADHPAGLQRAHDELTQASYKIAETLYKQQPTGDASAAKENAPQQDEPIDAEIQE; translated from the coding sequence ATGGCAAAAATAATTGGTATCGATTTAGGTACAACTAACTCAGTTGTGGCATTTATGGAAGGCGGTCAGCCAAAAGTAATACCGAACAAAGAAGGCGCAAACACAACCCCTTCTATCGTTGCATATACAAAAGATGGAAGTCGACTTGTAGGTGTTTTAGCAAAACGCCAAGCGGTAACAAATCCAACCAATACACTCGCATCAGTAAAGCGATTTATTGGCGTTAAATATGATATAGCCGCAAAACAAGCTAAAAACATATCTTATAAAATTTCACGCGGCAGCAATGATGAAGTAGTTATTGAAGCTCAAGGTAAAAATTTTACACCACAAGAAATTTCCGCTGCAATATTAAGCTATTTAAAACAAACAGCAGAGGACTATCTTGGACAAAAAGTAACTGAAGCAGTTATAACTGTTCCAGCTTACTTTAACGACGCCCAACGTCAAGCAACAAAAGATGCTGGTAAAATCGCAGGACTTGAAGTTAAACGTATTATCAATGAACCAACAGCAGCTGCATTAGCATATGGTGCCGACAAAAAAGGTAATTCAACAATAGCAGTATTCGATTTTGGTGGCGGTACATTTGACGTTTCAATTTTAGAAATATGTAATGGTGTTATCGAAGTTAAATCAACAAACGGCGACACCATGCTTGGTGGTGATGATGTTGACCATAAACTAATCAATTTTTTAACTGAAGAATTCAAAAAAGAACAAGGTATTGATCTTAGCGCTGATAAGATGGCACTACAACGTCTTAAAGAAGCTGCAGAAAAAGCAAAAATCGAACTATCATCAATGTTAGAAACAGAAATTAACTTACCTTACCTAACAGCGGATGCTTCTGGACCTAAACATTTTAACATAAAAATATCACGCGCTAAACTTGAAGATCTTTGCGCGGATATCTTTGCTCGTTTAATTAAACCATGCACACAAGCATTATCTGATGCTAAATTAACAACCAAAGACATCAATGAAGTTATTCTTGTTGGTGGTTCAACACGTATCCCTAAAGTACAGCAAATTGTTAAAGAAACATTTAACAGAGAGCCAAATAAATCAGTTAACCCTGATGAAGTTGTAGCTCTTGGTGCAGCATTACAAGGTGGTATTCTAGCTGGTGACGTAACTGATGTTTTACTTCTTGATGTAACACCTCTTTCTCTTGGTATTGAAACATTGGGCGGAATTGCAACTAAATTAATAACAAGAAACACAACAATCCCTACCCGTAAATCTCAGGTTTTTTCAACAGCAGAAGACGGACAAACAGCAGTAGATATCCGTGTAGTACAAGGTGAACGTGAATTTGCAAAAGACAACAAAGTACTTGGCCAATTTATGCTCGAAGGTATTCCAGCAGCTCCACGTGGTACACCTCAAATCGAAGTAACGTTTGACATTGATGCTAATGGTATCGTGAGTGTTTCTGCTAAAGATAAAGCAACCGGTAAAGAACAAAAAATATCCATTACCAACAGCAGTGGATTATCTAAAGAAGAAATTGAACGCATGGTACAAGATGCTCAGCTTCACGAAGATGAAGATAAAAAAGCACGTGAAGCAATTGAAAAGCGTAATCAGCTTGACAACACGATTTTAGGCGTTGAAAAAACTATCAGAGAAAACAAAGAAAAACTTTCTCAAGAAGAAGTAACTGCAACAGAACAAGCTATTGAAAAAGCAAAAGCAGCCCTTGTCGAACATGCAGATCATCCTGCTGGACTTCAAAGAGCTCATGATGAATTAACACAAGCTTCATACAAAATTGCTGAAACTCTTTATAAACAACAACCAACAGGTGACGCTTCTGCTGCAAAAGAAAATGCTCCACAACAAGACGAACCAATAGACGCTGAAATTCAAGAATAA